One Chloroherpetonaceae bacterium DNA segment encodes these proteins:
- a CDS encoding polyprenyl synthetase family protein yields the protein MPYSKPAASAPSSVEKEIAKLRDRINRELITVFPQTQPKSLYEPARYIITGSGKRIRPILVIIGAKCISNKVDAVMPVALAVEILHNFTLVHDDIMDKADLRHGRETVHKKWDIDTAILSGDVMHAISYQLITRSKVKNPLPILDLFLSATITVCDGQAFDKEFETRHNVTLPEYLTMIDYKTGRLISAALEMGGLAVGATSIQAKALRDFGSSIGRAFQIQDDLLDVMGGEKSGKTVGGDIIEGKKTFLLLKSLELAKGKDRALLQTVIKEKGIDKSRVPEVKAVFEKCGAVQEAKNAIETEYNKALKLASKLPNKDGRDMLLGLAAYLMKRDY from the coding sequence ATGCCATATTCAAAACCTGCGGCCTCTGCGCCTTCATCAGTTGAAAAAGAAATTGCCAAGCTTCGCGACCGAATCAATCGTGAATTGATTACCGTTTTTCCGCAAACCCAGCCGAAGTCACTCTATGAACCGGCTCGGTATATCATCACCGGAAGTGGCAAACGCATTCGCCCAATTTTGGTGATTATTGGCGCAAAGTGCATTTCAAATAAAGTGGATGCGGTTATGCCCGTCGCTCTTGCCGTTGAAATTCTCCACAACTTCACGCTTGTGCATGATGACATTATGGATAAGGCCGACCTTCGCCACGGCCGCGAAACTGTTCACAAAAAGTGGGATATCGATACCGCCATTCTTTCGGGCGATGTCATGCACGCGATTTCCTATCAACTCATCACCCGCTCGAAAGTCAAAAATCCACTCCCAATTCTTGATTTGTTTCTTTCGGCCACCATTACCGTTTGCGACGGACAAGCCTTCGATAAAGAATTTGAAACCCGCCACAATGTCACCTTGCCCGAGTACCTCACAATGATTGATTACAAAACAGGTCGCTTAATTTCAGCTGCACTTGAAATGGGTGGCCTTGCCGTCGGCGCAACCAGCATTCAAGCCAAAGCCCTGCGCGACTTCGGTAGTTCAATTGGCCGCGCCTTTCAAATTCAAGATGATTTATTAGATGTAATGGGCGGCGAAAAGTCGGGCAAAACCGTGGGCGGAGACATCATTGAAGGCAAAAAAACTTTTCTCCTCCTTAAATCTCTTGAGCTCGCCAAAGGTAAAGACCGAGCACTTCTTCAAACTGTAATCAAAGAAAAGGGCATTGATAAATCCCGCGTACCTGAAGTGAAGGCGGTCTTTGAAAAGTGTGGTGCAGTTCAAGAAGCCAAGAATGCTATCGAAACGGAATACAATAAAGCCCTGAAACTTGCCTCTAAACTTCCCAATAAAGACGGCCGCGACATGCTGCTCGGCCTTGCGGCCTATTTGATGAAGAGAGACTATTAG